The segment CACTGCTATACATGGAGACATTGTATGAAAAAGAGCACAGGGAGAGACAGATCTCTGATCAGGAAAATGAAATCAAAATGCTTGCAACATCTAATTTGTTTAAAACCCGATTGAGTTGGTCTATCGGAATCGGTCTGTTGATGTTTTTTGCAGGGATCTATTTTTATCGATCTTCTAGATTTGCCATTCAAGCGAAAGAGTTGGAAACCATCTATTCGCGCCAACTGCTAGTCGCTCATGAGGATGAGAGAAGAAGAATTTCTCAAGATCTACATGATTCTGTCGGCCAGAGTCTTATGTTGATCAAAAACAAGGTGGCCTTGAATCAAGATGAAAATACGGAAAACATGGTGGCCAGGGCTCTGGAGGAGGTTAGATCGATCTCAAAGGCACTGCACCCTGCCGTATTAGAGAACTTGGGTCTCACCGCTGGGATACAAAAACTGGTAAAGGATGCTGATGAGTATTCAGATATATTCTTTTCTGAGGAGATAGATGCCATAGATGGTTTTTTTGATAAGCCAAAGGAATTGCAGATCTATAGGATTATTCAGGAGTGTTTGAATAATATACTGAAGCATTCGATGGCAGAATCCGCCGCTGTAATGGTCAAAGACGAACTAGCTCGTGTAGTGATTCAGATAAAGGATTATGGAATAGGTTTTGATTTGATAGAGAATGCGGGTGTCATTACTAGTTTGGGAATGAAGACACTCAAGGAAAGGACACAACTTCTAGGAGGGAAATTGATGGTGGAGTCGGTGAAAGGCAAAGGGACAACCATCACGCTGCATGTTGCAAAACAGAAAGACAATGCTTGATTCAAGAGTCGCATGAATAGCGGTCGCAGATAATCATGACTTGTTGTTGCATGGGAAGATAGAGAAAAGATGGGCAGAAACTGGCCATCAAGGAGTCTGTTTCTGTAAAAGCGGTAATTATGCTTTGGAATGAATAGGCAGTGTCAAAGTGAAGGTAGTACCAATCTCTGGTACACTGTCTACATGTATACTTCCTCCATTACCTTCTACTTGACTTTTGACCAAATACAAACCTATCCCAGAACCTCTGGCGCTTTCTTTTTCATGTAATCTCTCAAATACCTGAAACAGCTTTTCGCCATGAACTTCCAGATTGATTCCTATCCCATTGTCAATGAATACAATTTTAATATTGTCTTTCACCATCTCACTTCTAATATTAATGAGTGGAGTTCGGTCTTTGTGGCTATACTTGATAGCATTGGTGATCAGGTTTTTGAATATACTATCTAAATCGTACTTAGAGATGTAGATATGTCTGGATGCAGAAAAGTCATAAGAAAGAGTGGTTTGAGACTCTTCTATTTCTATTTTCAATTCTTCTTCTAGACCTTTTAAAGTTTTATGAAGGTCACAATTGCTTTTTTCTCTGATGCCAGATTTTTCTTGACGCAGTAGTTCTGAAAAATCTTGAAAAGTTTCTACCCAGCTATTAGTAGCTTGGTACAATCTCTCAATGAAGTCCTTTTTTTCTAATTCGGTAAAGTCATCTCTTTTTAGCAAATGGATGAGGCCTTTGATGTTTGTAGCAGGACCTTTTAGATCATGTGTTATTTTGTAAGTGAAATTGTCAAGAGAATGGTTGATTTTCAATAAGTGATTATTGATGTTGTTTTTTTTCTGATGAGATTGCCCAAGTTTATAACCCGCAAATCCTAACACCAAAGGAGCAGTATCCACCACATAGTGGATTACATTGATGTGATGAATATAGATGAAACCTTCCCAATTCATAGGGATGTGGTTCAACAGGCAGTCAAGAATCAAAGCAAATATGGGAAAGATCAAACCAAATATGACACCTGCTAAAGTGAATTTGATGACTGTCCCGAGTCTGTTTAAGTAATTCAAATCGGAGTGTTGTTTAATCATCGAACGATAACTAGCAGGTAGTAATCATTCAACTCATCAAAAACGCTACCATTACATGTATTATTACTTGGATATAAAAATATTCATTGCAAGTAAAAGGACTTCTCCACAACGAGAAGTTCTTTTACTTTTAGTCTTGAGAACAGCTATTCAATTTTGGTGGATGCAGTTATGTCTTTCACATCACTGATGTCAAAAACAGGCATTTCTGTTAGTTTGACATAGTTGGCATAGAGTTCTTTGAAGTAGATTTCAGTGAATTTATCTTGATCAACAAAGTCAGGCCCTATTTTCGGAAAGGCGGTTAGTATTTTTTCATTAGAAACATTGAGTAGGACTCGCAGGATTTTTAGAAAGTTGATCTCTTCTTGGGTGATTTTGTCATCTGCTTGTACGGTTCTAATAGCTGCATCTATCAATTGCAACTCCTGATCGTCAGTCATGCTGACACGTTTCACCCTTTTAAAATAGTCGTCAAAGAAGTCAATGCCTCTTCGGTTTACATGGTCAATTAACTCTGCGAGTTCATCTTCAATATTCAGCGATCCGAAGAAGTGCTTTTCGCTAGCTTTCTGTCTTATGAAATCCAATTCATCTTGAGCAATGTGCGTATCACATATCATAAAGGCAAAGACAGTTCTAAGGAGTAATCTTTGGTATTCGGTAGGGAGTGCTTGATCGGTCATACTATTGGTTATTAATGTGCCTTTAATTTACTAAATGTTGGGTACTAATTGATCTCAGCCAATGATAATTTGCTGATGGAGCTTGGTTTTTGAGTGGTTGGATGCTGACGTCCACCTGTGAGTTCTTGTACTCTCTCAGACAAGTAGTAGTCCAATTCTCTTAGGTGGACTACTCCATCTGGTTTGATATCGGCTTTACCGTCGTTTATACCTTCCAAGATAGATAGAGTGAAAGCGCCGTGTCCCCAATCTGGGTGCTCTAGAGAGTACTCATAGCCAGTGGCGGCAGCCATGATCACCACACCGTACTCTTTACCTGCTAGCTGTCTTACAGCTTCTGTGTTACTTAATTTCTTTTGGCCAATATTGTTACCGAGTTGTCCACTGTGGCAGGTGTCTATGAATAATACCACTTTGGCGGACATATTTCCGACTAAATCGGAAAAGTCTCTCCAATCGATACAGGATATGCGAGGATTGTTGGCATCCCCATCATGTGGTATGATGTAAAAGTTGTCGTCGACATTCATGCCGTGAGAAGCGATGAAAATGATTACAAAGTCGTCTACAGTGGTGTAAGTCTCTAGGCGTTGAAAGGTATTCAATATCTTGGCTCTGGTGGCATCCTTGTTGGTGAGTTTGATGCTTGTGACCGAATTATACATTTTTCCTTTTTGAGCTTTGAACATTTCGTCTATCGCATTGGCATCATCATCTGCATACCTGAGGTCATAGCTAGCATTAGCAAATTCGGAAACACCGATAGATACCATGTAGAGATTGCTTTTTGTTATTTTTTTATTGATTGGATCCAATGTGACTTTGCTTCTTTCTGTACTTGCTGTTGTTTGTACAGATTTGGATTGGATCGTTTCGTTTTTGAAAGTAACAGCCATCTCTGTGGAAACGATTTTGGAGGTTTTGTCTGCTGCAAAGACACTGAAAGCATATTCTCCATTGCTTCCCTCTGGCATTTTCACTTCCAAGGATACCTTTTCTGCCTGTCCATTTCCTGAAATTTTTAATTCTGATTTGGAAATGATAGGTCGACCATTGACCAATAGTTTGATTTGTGTGACGGGGTCTTGTGATGTTATCTGGAAGTTGATGGTTGCCTCTACGCCATTTACTACAGTCCCTGGTTTAGTCAACCATGCGATTGTCGGAGGAGTGATTTTTTCTTCAGGTTTGGCATTCAACGACAGAGCTTCAGCTACTTTTTCATAGGATTTGAGACGAAGCGTTTCTTTGATTACATCTGGTCTGTGATAAAACTTGCTGAATGCAGAGACATCATGGAATTCGGCGAGTTTGTTACGCCCTTTGTTGATATGCCAGCCGATGTATTTTTCACCACCCGCAGATGCTTCGTAGAATCCTTGTGGAGTCCATATCACCCATTCATTATCTACTGAGATAAATAGGGTGAATAGGTTTTCTCCTGTTACATTGTTCCATATTTTGATGGTTTGGTCATTGCTTCCAGATACAACAAGTCCCTGCTGTGCAAAATCTGATACTGCCCAAACTTCTCCTTCGTGACCCATGTAGTTACCCAGTTTTTCGCCAGAGAGGGTGTATTTGCTGAGTGTATAAGATGAACCGATCACCACAGCTTGACCATCGTTGATGAAGGAGTAAGATCTGACAGTTCCGTCCTTCAATTCATCTGTGGCAATGATATTCTCTCCGAATTTTATTGAATTGGAGGATTCTTTGGAGAGATATAGGCCTTTGTATTGTATGGTGGCAGTATGGAAATTATCTACCGATTCTATGCTTCTCATTAGCAGAAGTTGGTTGAGATCGAAAGCTTTTTCCAAGACCACATCGTCCAAATTTCCTGTTGGATTACTTTGACTGAAACCAATGGTTTTCAATTTTTCATCCACACCTACTCCGAAGACACTCTTTCCTGAGCCCACTAGGTTTCTAACTAGTTTCCCACTTTTTGCCTCCCAAATGAGAATGTTTTTGTCGTCTCCTCCCGCAGAAGCGATATAGATGCCTGTTGCTTCATCAAAGCTTTCAAAGGGAGCGGTTGTGATTGAGCTTACTGCATTGGTATGGTAGTCGAATCTTGAAATAATGGATTCATCACTCAGTTTGAATACTATACCTACACGACCCATGGCAGTGAGGTATTGATTGTCTGGAGAGATCTCTAATACATTGATGGCACCAGGCAACTGCGCCAAAGTGCCGTTGAATTTGCCGTTTAGTGTCCATTTTACAATTTGTCCATCTTCTCCCGCAGAGAGTAGCTGGTAATCACCATATTTGACTTTTCGGACTGATTTTTCGTGGATTTTGAATTTGCTAGGATTGGTTCCTGTGATGGTCCAAGTTTTTACATATCCTTGATTGTCTCCAACCGCGATATACTTGCCGTCTCGGCTGATATCAATGGTGTTAATTACATTGTCAATGTTAGGTATGGTGGTGAGAACACTAGCCAAGCGACCGTTCTGAATGGACGAAATGTCCCACACAATGATAGATTGATCTGCCGATGCACTTACCAATTTGCTTCCGTCTTGCGAAATAACCATGTCTAACACTACATTTTGGTGTCCTTTTAGACTAGTCAGTAATCTATTGTTGGCTAAATCGATAACTCGGATTTCGCCTATCGACTCCTTGTCACCTTCTTGATTGTCAAAATACCCTCCTAGGAAGAGGAACTTCTTGTCTTTGGATAGAGCGGAGGCATAGATTTTTCCGTTGACCCCATCCTGTCTTTCGAACCTGTATGTTTGATGCAACGAACCATCTGCTACATCCCACACTCTGACTGTTTTGTCTTCAGAAATCGAAAGTAATTTTTTACCATGGTCTATGAAGGATAGACCATGAATGAGACCTGAATGTCCTTGGTTGTCAATGATTAATTTTTGCGCATGAGTACTATATGCTATAAGGAGAATTGATAGGACTAGAGTTGTAACTCTCATAATAGGTTAAAGATTAGGATGCTTTTAGTTACTCAGAGTTGTGATCATTAGTCGTTTTTCTGCTTTCAAGGTTTCGGAGTTTTCAGATTTTTTGAACCCTCGAGTTTTTTGAATAATTGCTTCGTTGTTTTCGATGATGAAGTCATAACCATACTCTTTTCTAGTTTGCAGTGGTTCAAATGGTATGCTTTGGGCATTGAGTTGAAGAGTTTCAAATCCGAAAGGTTCTGTGCATTCAAAACTATCGGGCAATTCGTAGGCTTTGTTGACATACTCTCTACTGATGTAGTAATCATTGAGCAAGAGAACCTTACTGCCATCAGCCAAATGATAAATGAAGCGTAGATAGCACTCTCTATTGGCCTTTACGAACAGTTTCATTTCCTCACCGTTGGTGAAAATGAGGTTGTCGGTGCCTTTGTTAGTAAACACATCAAGGATCAACCCCCCACCTGTGATTTCATTTTGAGCAAACTGCTGCATGGATACCATGGCTTCTTGATAATTCTCAGGTTTGTAACTGATTTGATTGATATCCAAGGTGCTTTTGGGTAAAAAGCAATCTGCGCTGGCAATAGCTACCGAGCTAGTTTGGTTTCGCAGGATGGTGCTGATTTTGATTCTATCAGATTCTTCCCAGTAGTTTCCATTGAGGATATAAGCATCCTGATCAGTGCTGCCTGTACTAGCTACCCTGAAACCCAATTGAGTCAGTTTTTGTTCCAAACTGGTCTTCATTCTTCTAGAAAAGGAACTAGACATGGGAGTGTCTTGGTAGGTGAAATTGTTGACTCGCAGAGGTGTTTCCTTATTGTCTTCTAATTGACTGTTGAGCGCATAGGCGATGAAAAAAGCAGCATCATCCAGTTGGAATTGATCTGTGTTTCTTACAGCTCGGAGTTCATTGTCAATGTTGATTTTAAAGGTATTGACCTCATCTCTTTTGATAGCGGGATGGTTGTAATTCTCAGTGAGGGTGATCAACATTGTAGAACTTTGTTCTATGTTTTTGATCGAAGTTTGGAGTTGGTACAGTGTTTTGATTGCTCTTTCATTATCAGCTGCTGCAATTTGATTTTTGACGATTTGGTACTGTGTATGTACATAATCTAGGTCTCTAGCGATCTCATGGCTATAATAGTTGATAACATCTTGTTTTTTGGCATAAGAGAATGCGTAAGCAATTTTCTTTTTGGAATCGTAGTAGGTTTCGGTTTTGAGACCTGCTATAGTGGCATTGCTGACGGAGGTGCTTTTCTTTTTGAATTCTTCGTGGGTGTCGGCATTGACATTGTGTATGTTGAGTGTGCTGATACTTTTGATATCGACGAGGATACTTTCAGATAATTGATCTCTGCTGTAGTTTTTGAGTCTGAAAAGCAAATCTTCTTGAGACTCTTGGCTGTAGTGATTTTCTGATAAGAAGCCAACCAAATATTCCGTCTCTGGGTAATTGATGGTCCTACTCATATGATTGGTCCAAGAGGGCGCTTGACCAAGAACAGGGATGAAAGGAGTAAGGAGTAATAGAAAGAGGAGACCTTTATTCATTTTCAAATGCATTAAAAGTATGGGGAAGACGACCCTTCCCCATTATATTAAATAATCCTTTTTTAGAAGTTCATCAATTTGTCGAGTTTTTCTCTCGCTACATTTGTTTTGTCTTCTAATTCTTGTTTGATCACATCTTTGGCAGCATTTTTAGCCAATTCTTGGCTGTATGCTATTCTGATTTGGCATTCATAGTTTTTACCTTCTTTTCTATATAGCTCAGTAAGTGGGATCACGCGAGCCAATTTTTGAGCAATGATCTCAGTAGAGGCAGACACAGTTTGTTGGATAGTTGCTGCATCCTCTGCAGTCAGCTGCTCTGTAGCGATATTGGTCTCGATGATGGAAGCAATAGTTGAGCTGATTCTACCAGCTAAGTCTTGTTTTGCAATGGTCGAGGCTTGAAGTTTTGCTGCTGATTGAGTGCCTGCCAGTGAAGTTCCTGATCCAACAAAATACTCTGGATACCCTTCGTCATCTACCTGTGCTTCTTTCATCCAAGCAGTTTCGATTTGTTTGTCCAAAGGAAGTGTCCCTGGCTGTGTAAACCAACCGTCCTTTTCGATTTGCTTAGCTTCTTTTCTTGCTTCTTTGATAGCCTTGTCATTAAGTTCCTTCTTCAAGGCTTTTACATCTTTTTTGTCTTGCTGTGCCTGAGCAGAAAATGCAAAAAATAGAGCGATCAAAACTCCTAAAGCATATAGATTTCTAGTTTTCATGTTTATTGATTTTTATTGGATTTTTTAAACGACTCAATTTATGCACTAGAAGCTGAATTTTGAAAAATTATTCGATGAATAAAGTTCTCTAAACGTTCGCTATCTAGTGTGGTTCGAGGAATTAGTAATGTCAATCAAGGTAATTAAAATAATCAAAGACTAAATTTGCGGACAATGGAAGAAACGTACCTAGAGGAGGAAGAATTATTTGAGCATTACCGGATCATCGCTGACCCCAAGCAGGAGTTGTTGCGAATTGACAAATTCCTGATGGATCGCTTGCCAAATGTCACTCGCAACAAAGTGCAGGAGGGAATCAAAGATGGATCGGTCAAGGTCAATGACCTCATCGTCAAACCCAACTATAAGATACGTCCTGGTGACGTAGTAGTGGTAGCACTATCCGAACCACCAAAGGATACAGATATTATTCCTGAGGAAATACCGCTTAATATCGTCTATGAAGATGATGACTTGCTGGTGGTCAACAAAGAGGCTGGTATGGTCGTACACCCAGCCTATCAAAATTGGTCTGGTACGCTAGTTCATGCACTTACTTGGCACTTTCAGAACCTGCCCACCATGCCCAACAATGACGGTAGGCCAGGATTGGTTCACCGCATAGACAAAGATACTTCTGGACTGTTGGTGATTGCCAAAACAGAAAAGGCGATGACCAGTCTGGCCAAGCAGTTTTTTGATCACAGTATAGAGCGTACCTATTATGCGTTGGTATGGGGAGAGCCTACCGAGGAAAAGGGAACTATCAACGTAAATCTCGGAAGAAGTCTAAAGGACAGAAGAATCACAGCCCCATTTCCTGAAGGGGATTTTGGTAGGACGGCGATTACTCATTACGAAGTGATCAAATCTTTGAGATATGTTTCTCTCTTGAAATGCAACCTAGAGACTGGACGTACACATCAGATCAGAGCGCATCTCAAATATATTGGGCATCCATTGTTCAATGACGCGACGTATGGTGGAGACAAGATATTGAAGGGGACTACTTTTACCAAGTATAAACAATTTGTCGATAATTGCTTTAAAATGATACCAAGACAGGCTTTGCATGCCAAATCACTCGGTTTTGTACATCCGTCTACTAATAAATTTGTTCAGTTTGATTCAGAATTACCTTCTGATTTTCAATCGGTGATTGAAAAATGGGAGAATTATGTTAATACTATTGATTGATGCAACTCATACGATTCATTTGGTACTATTCCTTTTGGTTGTTCGTCCGTACCGCTCTTCACTTTTACTATAAGAAAATCAAAGTTGTAGGATATGAAAATGTCCCTAAAGGTGTGCCAGTGATATTTGGTGCCAATCACCAAAACGCTTTGGTTGATCCACTGTTGATGACCACTCATGTGTATCAGATGACGCATTATTTGGTGAGGGCGGATGTTTTTAAGAATCCTTTCGTTAAACGATTTTTGAATTCACTCAATCTCATGCCAGTATATCGGGCGAGAGATGGGGTCAATTCTGTCAAGGAGAATCAAAGGATTTTTCAAGCCTGTTTTGATGCCTTTAAGGCCAAAGAATCGTTGATGCTTTTTCCGGAGGGAACTCATGACAGCAGGTATGTAGTCAAACCGATGAAGAAAGGCATAGCGAGAATTGCCCTAGGAGGGTTGGCTCAGGCTGATGCACCGACGGAGTTGTACATCGTGCCGATTGGGCTTACATATTCTGGACAGTCTCAATTTAGGTCATCCGTCGTATTGCATTATGGCGATCCGATCAAAGTAGAGCCAAAACCCGAAACGCCTGAAAACATTGACGCTCTCAAAGATCAATTTGAATCTTCATTGAGTGATTTTCATGCTGCCTTGCCTGAGGATGGGTATGCTTATTTGGAGAAAGTATTCTTCCATGACCAAAGCCCTAAAAAGCTGATCTTAGATTATCAAAATATCAATCAACAAGCCAGAACCATTCAATTAAAGGCCACAGAGACAGAGAAGCAGGAGATTCTTGATTTGGGTAAACAATTGGAGAAAGGAGGATTGAATTTTCCGTTTGAGAAGAGAGAGCAACCGTTTTGGACGGCTCTTTTAGCGATGGTATTGAGCCCATTGGCTGCTGTTGGATTTGTGCTAAATTTCCCTATCATATTTATTCCCTGGAAGATCATGCGCGGAATCAAGGACAAGGTGTTTACTGACACAATTTATTTTGGGATTGGTCTAGTATTAGCACCGTTGATGTGGTGGAGTTATACCGTCTTGGCATATGCCCAAACAGGGTCATGGCGGGTGAGTGTCGTGGTGTTGTTTGTCGTTCCTGCTACTCTGTTAGCTTATGGCCGCTTTGACAAAGCCATGTATGTTTACTCACAAAACAGGAAACTTGCTAAATCAGTTGAACTTCGAAATCTCTATGGTCAGTTTGTACAAAAGGTGACACATTTGAAGAGCTATATCAAATGAGTTCTCCAGAGACGAATCTGTCTTTGCCGTTGATGTCTTGGTGTATCTGTACTTGACCATAGCCTGAGGTTGACAATAATTCTGCTACTTCAGTGCCGAATTTTTCGTTGATTTCGAAGAAAAGACAACCACCTCTTTTTAACGTACTTTTGGATCGTACAGCAATCGCTTCATAAAAAACGAGCGGGTGATTATCCTCTACGAACAGCGCCAAATGTGGCTCGTGATCCAAGACATTGGAGGTCATTTGTTGCTTTTCTCTATCTAAGACATAGGGAGGATTACTGATGATGATGTCCAAGTCCTTTTCATCCAAATCCTGATTGAGGATGTCTAATTGCCTGAAATCTATTTTGCAGCCCAATAAATCTGCATTTTTTTTTGCTACCTCCAGAGCAGGAATACTAATATCATAAGCGATTACTAGGCTGGTATTGATCTCTATGTATAGACTACAAGGAATACAGCCAGACCCAGTACCTATATCGGCTATTTTGACGTTTTTCCAGTTCTTATATTCTTTGATGATTTGGATCAGCGATTCTGTCTCTTGTCTCGGGATCAATACATTTTCGTTGACATAAAATTTTCGACCATAAAAATCTGCTTCTTCAAGAATATACTGGATGGGTTCTTGTTTTTGAAGTCTGGAGATCACTTGATGCAAATGTTCGACTTTGTTTTCCTCTACAGTTGATTCTTGATTGAGGATTAAGTCAGTTTGATTCCAATCAAAGATCTTTTCTAAGGCAATTTTACTGAGAGCTTCTGCTTCTTGCTGACCAAAAATAGGATAGAGTGTTGAAACCACGGATTGATGTGTCTCACGAGGAAAGATTACCTTCATGTGACAAAAATATGGAAAGAAAAGTATCTTTAAGCGATGATTGAAATGTCTGACCGAGAATTTATGCAGCGTGCTTTTGACCTAGCACTAAAGGGGCTAGGCCATGTGAGTCCCAATCCTGTAGTAGGCTGTGTGATTGTGCATGAGGGGCGCATCATAGGCGAAGGCTGGCATCAAAAATACGGAAAAGCACACGCAGAAGTCAATGCTATCAAGAGTGTAGAGGATCAATCACTGTTACCTAAGAGCACGGTCTATGTGACACTAGAACCTTGTGCGCATCATGGTAAAACACCCCCTTGTGTAGACCTTCTTGTCAAACATAAAGTCAAAAAAGTCATCATCGCCAACGAAGACCCTTTTCCATTGGTGAATGGAGGAGGAATTGCGAGATTGAAACAGGCAGGTATTGAAGTAGAGGTAGGCTTACTGGCAGATGTGGGACTAGAGTTGAATAGACGTTTTTTCAAGGCCATCACGACCAATCTGCCCTATGTGATTTTGAAATGGGCGCAAACAGCAAATGGCTTTGTGGCTAGAGAAAATTTTGATTCCAAATGGATCAGTAATGACTCTTCTAGGAAATTGGTCCATAAATGGAGAGCCGAGGAAGACGCCATTTTAGTGGGGAAGAATACCGTGAAGTTTGACAATCCAACCCTGAATGTCCGAGATTGGGAAGGAACCGATCCTTTGCGGGTGTACATCGACCGAAACCTGGAATTGGTGGATGAATACAATATCAAGGATGGTTCTATACCTACCATATGCTACAATACGATTCGGTCATCACACGATGGTCATCTGGAGTTTGTAAAGATTGAGGAAGATAGCTTTGTATTGGGCATCCTAATGGACTTGTATCAGCACAATATCCAATCAGTAATCATAGAAGGAGGGAGCACTGTGTTACGTGAGTTTATCCAAGCCAAACTTTGGGATGAAGCGAGAGTATTTGTTTCTCAAAAAACTTTTGAATCAGGCATATCTGCACCACGATTGATAGGCAATCAAATAGACTCGCAGGAGCTCGAAGGAGATGAATTGACCATTTTTCGTCCATATTAATACTAGGTTAATTAATCACAATTGTCTTTGGCTGGTTGGGTATTATACTATCTTACAGCTGAAGCAATGGCGATGTAGCCGTTGCACTACGCAAAAAACTAAAACATGGCGCAACAAGAAGACCTAGACTTTACTTACACCACCATCGACAAGATATTTCGTCTGAGCATGGGCGAAACGGGAGATTACAGTGGTGCCAAATACGATGGAGACTTCTCCATGTCACTTGAAGAAGCTCAAAAGGCCAAGCATAAGTTTATTGCGGATAGTTTAAATATTAAGGAGGGTAGCAAGGTCTTGGATATGGCCTGTGGCTGGGCACCATTCACCCGCTACATCGTCAAGGAAAGAGGAGCAACCAGTTTGGGGCTCACCCTTTCTCAAGGACAGGCTGATGCTTGCCAGAAGAATGGGTTCAATGTCATCGTAAGAGATTGTAGAACGGTCACTCCGGCTGACTATGGGACTTTTGATGCGATCACCTGTATTGGTGGATTGGAGCATTTTTGCTCAGTAGAAGAGTGGAGAGCGGGAA is part of the Reichenbachiella agarivorans genome and harbors:
- a CDS encoding sensor histidine kinase; protein product: MIKQHSDLNYLNRLGTVIKFTLAGVIFGLIFPIFALILDCLLNHIPMNWEGFIYIHHINVIHYVVDTAPLVLGFAGYKLGQSHQKKNNINNHLLKINHSLDNFTYKITHDLKGPATNIKGLIHLLKRDDFTELEKKDFIERLYQATNSWVETFQDFSELLRQEKSGIREKSNCDLHKTLKGLEEELKIEIEESQTTLSYDFSASRHIYISKYDLDSIFKNLITNAIKYSHKDRTPLINIRSEMVKDNIKIVFIDNGIGINLEVHGEKLFQVFERLHEKESARGSGIGLYLVKSQVEGNGGSIHVDSVPEIGTTFTLTLPIHSKA
- a CDS encoding RluA family pseudouridine synthase; this translates as MEETYLEEEELFEHYRIIADPKQELLRIDKFLMDRLPNVTRNKVQEGIKDGSVKVNDLIVKPNYKIRPGDVVVVALSEPPKDTDIIPEEIPLNIVYEDDDLLVVNKEAGMVVHPAYQNWSGTLVHALTWHFQNLPTMPNNDGRPGLVHRIDKDTSGLLVIAKTEKAMTSLAKQFFDHSIERTYYALVWGEPTEEKGTINVNLGRSLKDRRITAPFPEGDFGRTAITHYEVIKSLRYVSLLKCNLETGRTHQIRAHLKYIGHPLFNDATYGGDKILKGTTFTKYKQFVDNCFKMIPRQALHAKSLGFVHPSTNKFVQFDSELPSDFQSVIEKWENYVNTID
- a CDS encoding DUF4384 domain-containing protein, encoding MNKGLLFLLLLTPFIPVLGQAPSWTNHMSRTINYPETEYLVGFLSENHYSQESQEDLLFRLKNYSRDQLSESILVDIKSISTLNIHNVNADTHEEFKKKSTSVSNATIAGLKTETYYDSKKKIAYAFSYAKKQDVINYYSHEIARDLDYVHTQYQIVKNQIAAADNERAIKTLYQLQTSIKNIEQSSTMLITLTENYNHPAIKRDEVNTFKINIDNELRAVRNTDQFQLDDAAFFIAYALNSQLEDNKETPLRVNNFTYQDTPMSSSFSRRMKTSLEQKLTQLGFRVASTGSTDQDAYILNGNYWEESDRIKISTILRNQTSSVAIASADCFLPKSTLDINQISYKPENYQEAMVSMQQFAQNEITGGGLILDVFTNKGTDNLIFTNGEEMKLFVKANRECYLRFIYHLADGSKVLLLNDYYISREYVNKAYELPDSFECTEPFGFETLQLNAQSIPFEPLQTRKEYGYDFIIENNEAIIQKTRGFKKSENSETLKAEKRLMITTLSN
- a CDS encoding caspase family protein, whose product is MRVTTLVLSILLIAYSTHAQKLIIDNQGHSGLIHGLSFIDHGKKLLSISEDKTVRVWDVADGSLHQTYRFERQDGVNGKIYASALSKDKKFLFLGGYFDNQEGDKESIGEIRVIDLANNRLLTSLKGHQNVVLDMVISQDGSKLVSASADQSIIVWDISSIQNGRLASVLTTIPNIDNVINTIDISRDGKYIAVGDNQGYVKTWTITGTNPSKFKIHEKSVRKVKYGDYQLLSAGEDGQIVKWTLNGKFNGTLAQLPGAINVLEISPDNQYLTAMGRVGIVFKLSDESIISRFDYHTNAVSSITTAPFESFDEATGIYIASAGGDDKNILIWEAKSGKLVRNLVGSGKSVFGVGVDEKLKTIGFSQSNPTGNLDDVVLEKAFDLNQLLLMRSIESVDNFHTATIQYKGLYLSKESSNSIKFGENIIATDELKDGTVRSYSFINDGQAVVIGSSYTLSKYTLSGEKLGNYMGHEGEVWAVSDFAQQGLVVSGSNDQTIKIWNNVTGENLFTLFISVDNEWVIWTPQGFYEASAGGEKYIGWHINKGRNKLAEFHDVSAFSKFYHRPDVIKETLRLKSYEKVAEALSLNAKPEEKITPPTIAWLTKPGTVVNGVEATINFQITSQDPVTQIKLLVNGRPIISKSELKISGNGQAEKVSLEVKMPEGSNGEYAFSVFAADKTSKIVSTEMAVTFKNETIQSKSVQTTASTERSKVTLDPINKKITKSNLYMVSIGVSEFANASYDLRYADDDANAIDEMFKAQKGKMYNSVTSIKLTNKDATRAKILNTFQRLETYTTVDDFVIIFIASHGMNVDDNFYIIPHDGDANNPRISCIDWRDFSDLVGNMSAKVVLFIDTCHSGQLGNNIGQKKLSNTEAVRQLAGKEYGVVIMAAATGYEYSLEHPDWGHGAFTLSILEGINDGKADIKPDGVVHLRELDYYLSERVQELTGGRQHPTTQKPSSISKLSLAEIN
- a CDS encoding tellurite resistance TerB family protein encodes the protein MTDQALPTEYQRLLLRTVFAFMICDTHIAQDELDFIRQKASEKHFFGSLNIEDELAELIDHVNRRGIDFFDDYFKRVKRVSMTDDQELQLIDAAIRTVQADDKITQEEINFLKILRVLLNVSNEKILTAFPKIGPDFVDQDKFTEIYFKELYANYVKLTEMPVFDISDVKDITASTKIE
- a CDS encoding lysophospholipid acyltransferase family protein; this encodes MQLIRFIWYYSFWLFVRTALHFYYKKIKVVGYENVPKGVPVIFGANHQNALVDPLLMTTHVYQMTHYLVRADVFKNPFVKRFLNSLNLMPVYRARDGVNSVKENQRIFQACFDAFKAKESLMLFPEGTHDSRYVVKPMKKGIARIALGGLAQADAPTELYIVPIGLTYSGQSQFRSSVVLHYGDPIKVEPKPETPENIDALKDQFESSLSDFHAALPEDGYAYLEKVFFHDQSPKKLILDYQNINQQARTIQLKATETEKQEILDLGKQLEKGGLNFPFEKREQPFWTALLAMVLSPLAAVGFVLNFPIIFIPWKIMRGIKDKVFTDTIYFGIGLVLAPLMWWSYTVLAYAQTGSWRVSVVVLFVVPATLLAYGRFDKAMYVYSQNRKLAKSVELRNLYGQFVQKVTHLKSYIK